The following are encoded in a window of Shewanella psychrotolerans genomic DNA:
- a CDS encoding spermidine synthase — MTDYQTIHRSEDEFGPVIVLEDRDMRLLSFGDTDEQSKLLKSAPHIPQHTYLQAMLLVLLFIKPKRVIVLGLGGGGLIHALRNYDRAINVTAVELRASVIEVAKRYFQLPIGKKLSLIHQDATDFLVQRDHKKADVIFADIYGADGVDENQLTETFIANASSMVKADGYLVLNCWKEHSQNRELLALLQIHFSEVRACLTGGGNWVVIAGKVARDITSSGLKADAQQLSVQLDFPLARSLTRFEHWQ, encoded by the coding sequence ATGACAGATTATCAGACTATACACCGCAGTGAAGATGAGTTCGGGCCAGTGATCGTACTCGAAGATAGAGATATGCGTTTACTCTCATTTGGCGACACGGACGAACAAAGTAAGTTACTCAAGAGCGCACCGCATATTCCTCAGCATACTTACCTTCAAGCTATGTTATTGGTGTTACTGTTTATTAAGCCAAAGCGAGTGATTGTATTGGGTCTAGGTGGTGGGGGGCTTATTCACGCATTGCGTAATTACGATCGGGCGATTAATGTTACCGCAGTTGAGCTTAGGGCTAGCGTGATCGAGGTGGCTAAACGCTATTTTCAACTTCCCATAGGTAAGAAGCTTTCGCTCATTCATCAAGATGCGACCGATTTTTTAGTGCAGCGTGATCATAAAAAGGCCGATGTGATCTTTGCCGATATATACGGTGCAGATGGGGTCGATGAGAATCAATTGACCGAGACATTTATCGCTAATGCATCGAGCATGGTTAAAGCCGATGGTTACTTGGTGCTTAATTGTTGGAAGGAACATAGCCAAAATCGGGAGTTGTTAGCCTTGTTGCAAATCCACTTTTCTGAGGTGAGAGCCTGCTTAACAGGAGGTGGCAACTGGGTTGTGATTGCTGGCAAAGTGGCCAGAGATATAACCAGTAGCGGTTTGAAGGCAGATGCACAGCAATTATCAGTACAACTCGACTTTCCTTTAGCGCGCAGCCTTACTCGTTTTGAGCACTGGCAGTGA
- the ahpC gene encoding alkyl hydroperoxide reductase subunit C, whose translation MTQSIINTEIKPFSATAYHNGDFISVTEQDLLGKWSVVFFYPADFTFVCPTELGDMADHYEKLQSMGVEVYSVSTDTHFTHKAWHDSSDTIGKINYPMIGDPTGTITRNFGVMIEEDGLALRGTFVINPEGQIKVAEVHDLGIGRSASELVRKIQAAQYVATHDGEVCPAAWQPGEATLAPSLDLVGKI comes from the coding sequence ATGACACAATCTATCATCAACACTGAAATCAAGCCTTTCTCTGCAACTGCATACCACAATGGCGATTTTATCTCTGTGACAGAGCAAGATCTACTAGGTAAGTGGTCAGTCGTTTTCTTCTACCCAGCTGATTTCACTTTTGTTTGCCCAACTGAATTAGGTGACATGGCAGATCATTACGAGAAGCTGCAATCTATGGGCGTTGAGGTGTATTCAGTCTCTACTGATACTCACTTTACTCACAAAGCTTGGCACGACAGTTCAGACACTATCGGTAAGATCAACTATCCAATGATTGGTGACCCAACCGGCACTATCACACGTAATTTTGGCGTGATGATCGAAGAAGATGGCCTAGCGCTACGTGGTACGTTTGTGATTAACCCTGAAGGTCAAATCAAGGTTGCTGAAGTTCATGACCTAGGTATCGGCCGTAGCGCATCTGAGTTGGTTCGTAAGATCCAAGCTGCTCAATATGTTGCTACTCACGACGGTGAAGTATGTCCAGCAGCATGGCAGCCAGGTGAAGCAACACTTGCACCATCTCTAGACCTCGTTGGTAAGATCTAA
- the ahpF gene encoding alkyl hydroperoxide reductase subunit F, producing the protein MLDANVKSQLTTYLQNLKRPVELVVSADDSPKAQELKSLATDIANISNLVSLTESAGLRTPSMTVTNKESQSEITFAGLPMGHEFTSLVLALLHTGGHPLKLDSELIEQIRALPGKYQFETYVSLSCQTCPEVVQALNMMAAINPNITNVMIDGSLFQDEVNERNIMAVPSVYLNGEAFSVGGISVVEILNKLDVNASSRKAEQLNQKEAFDVLVVGGGPAGASAAIYAARKGLRTGIVADKFGGQVAETVGIENFISVKATEGPKLVANLEAHVHEYDVDIMDSQRALSLKSAELFELELESGAVLRSKTILLATGARWREMNVPGEQEYRGKGVAYCPHCDGPLFKGKRVAVIGGGNSGIEAAIDLANIVEHVTVLEFDSKLRADEVLQRKAASMGNIKIITQAMTTEVTGDGARVNGLNYTDRATGESHHVELAGIFVQIGLIPNAEWLKETLELTNRGEVIVDGKGETSLPGVFAAGDVTNSAYKQIIIAMGSGATASLGAFDYLIRHSESTETIAA; encoded by the coding sequence ATGTTAGATGCGAATGTAAAAAGTCAGCTGACTACTTATCTGCAAAACCTCAAGCGCCCAGTTGAACTTGTCGTATCTGCAGATGACAGTCCCAAAGCGCAAGAATTAAAGTCGTTAGCAACAGATATTGCTAACATATCAAATTTAGTGTCATTGACCGAATCTGCGGGTTTGCGCACCCCGTCGATGACTGTAACCAATAAAGAATCCCAAAGCGAAATCACCTTTGCTGGTTTACCTATGGGGCATGAATTTACGTCACTAGTATTGGCGTTATTGCATACTGGTGGACATCCACTCAAGCTCGATAGTGAACTAATCGAGCAGATCCGTGCGCTGCCTGGCAAATATCAATTTGAGACCTATGTGTCATTGAGCTGCCAAACTTGTCCCGAGGTGGTGCAGGCATTGAATATGATGGCGGCGATCAATCCTAATATTACCAATGTGATGATCGATGGTTCACTTTTCCAAGACGAAGTGAATGAACGTAATATCATGGCCGTGCCGTCGGTATACCTTAATGGTGAAGCATTCTCTGTCGGTGGCATTAGCGTTGTTGAAATTCTCAATAAGCTCGATGTCAATGCCAGTAGCCGAAAGGCTGAGCAACTTAATCAGAAAGAGGCATTCGATGTATTAGTGGTTGGCGGGGGCCCTGCGGGGGCGTCAGCTGCTATCTATGCTGCTCGAAAAGGGTTACGTACAGGTATCGTCGCCGATAAGTTTGGTGGGCAGGTGGCTGAAACCGTAGGGATTGAGAATTTTATCTCTGTCAAAGCGACTGAGGGGCCTAAACTGGTTGCCAATTTAGAAGCCCATGTTCATGAGTATGATGTCGATATTATGGATAGCCAACGTGCTTTGAGTTTAAAGAGCGCTGAGCTTTTCGAGCTTGAATTAGAAAGTGGCGCCGTGCTGCGCAGTAAAACCATATTACTCGCTACAGGTGCTCGTTGGCGTGAAATGAACGTACCCGGTGAGCAAGAATATCGCGGAAAAGGTGTGGCTTACTGTCCGCATTGTGATGGCCCGCTGTTTAAAGGGAAGCGAGTTGCGGTGATTGGTGGCGGTAACTCAGGTATTGAAGCTGCGATAGATTTAGCCAATATCGTTGAACATGTCACTGTGCTAGAGTTTGACAGTAAATTACGCGCTGACGAAGTATTACAGCGTAAAGCTGCGTCCATGGGCAATATTAAAATTATTACTCAGGCGATGACCACTGAAGTAACGGGTGATGGTGCCCGCGTTAATGGGCTAAATTATACAGACAGAGCGACAGGTGAAAGTCATCACGTTGAGCTAGCCGGTATCTTTGTGCAGATAGGTTTAATACCCAATGCAGAGTGGTTAAAAGAGACGCTTGAACTGACTAATAGAGGTGAAGTTATCGTTGATGGTAAAGGTGAAACATCACTACCTGGTGTGTTTGCTGCCGGGGATGTCACTAACTCGGCTTATAAGCAGATCATCATCGCAATGGGAAGCGGCGCTACCGCATCCTTAGGGGCGTTCGATTATCTAATTCGCCACAGCGAGTCGACCGAGACGATTGCTGCTTAA
- a CDS encoding cytoplasmic protein yields MAVTVGTSNLQPNLSNGSVGVKVAQLAKEQQQAEGEIALQLIEAVDAAPSAQPVGNSGHNINTTA; encoded by the coding sequence ATGGCAGTAACAGTTGGAACAAGTAATCTTCAACCCAACCTAAGCAACGGAAGTGTTGGTGTGAAAGTGGCTCAACTTGCTAAAGAGCAACAACAGGCTGAGGGAGAGATTGCACTACAATTGATAGAGGCGGTGGATGCAGCCCCTAGTGCACAACCTGTTGGTAATAGTGGTCACAATATTAATACAACAGCTTAG
- a CDS encoding cytochrome C biosynthesis protein encodes MLRPLILCLLILFSTIPSFSQAADSPNPATSTWHYVDAQGQLKIKLYFFWSKTCPHCAEAHPFIDALPEKYPWIELESYMVSAEGTMDKWQQIATETKVPARSVPYIASCEKATVGYSSQAVTGEYILQSLKTCYRSLGGKIDEADTGVTSVNTSTDDASPLFATCSESAEEGTCDLGLSNSDETQVSNVQPIELPLIGVIAPETLSLPVLTVVLAGVDAFNPCAFFVLLFLLSIMVNAKSRSRMLIVGGIFVFFSGFIYFLFMIAWLNIFELLGAGSDGGLIILGAGLMALIAGTLNIKDYFFTKGEVTLSMSAENRTGLIKRMGKLTSASSMAAMIAGTVVLAILANAYELLCTAGFPMIYTSVLSMHELPAVERYMYLVFYNVVYVIPLAAIVIAFSATLGKRKLTEKEGQTLKLMSGIMMIGLGGTLAVDPTALQNVTLAVGLIAASIGLTFVVTLTRKLVTKNS; translated from the coding sequence ATGTTAAGACCCCTGATTCTATGTTTGTTAATACTCTTTAGTACAATCCCATCATTTAGTCAGGCAGCTGACAGTCCAAACCCAGCGACAAGTACCTGGCATTATGTAGATGCGCAAGGCCAGCTAAAAATAAAATTGTACTTCTTCTGGTCTAAGACCTGTCCTCATTGTGCAGAGGCTCATCCTTTCATCGATGCACTACCTGAAAAATATCCTTGGATTGAGCTTGAGTCCTATATGGTTTCAGCAGAAGGAACCATGGATAAATGGCAGCAAATAGCCACTGAAACTAAGGTGCCTGCACGTTCAGTTCCCTATATAGCATCATGCGAAAAGGCTACTGTAGGCTACAGTAGCCAAGCGGTTACTGGTGAGTATATTTTACAAAGTCTCAAGACATGCTACCGCTCATTGGGTGGAAAAATCGATGAAGCAGACACAGGTGTTACGTCCGTTAATACTTCTACCGATGATGCATCCCCATTATTTGCCACTTGTAGTGAAAGCGCAGAAGAAGGCACCTGTGATTTAGGCTTGAGCAACAGCGACGAAACTCAGGTTAGCAATGTACAACCAATTGAATTACCGCTTATTGGGGTGATTGCACCAGAAACACTTTCGCTTCCAGTGCTTACTGTCGTGCTTGCTGGAGTCGATGCATTTAATCCATGCGCCTTCTTTGTATTGCTGTTTTTACTATCCATTATGGTTAACGCCAAAAGCCGCAGTCGCATGTTGATCGTTGGCGGGATATTTGTCTTTTTCTCTGGCTTTATCTACTTCTTATTTATGATCGCTTGGCTCAATATTTTTGAGTTACTCGGCGCAGGCAGTGATGGGGGATTAATAATCCTAGGCGCAGGGCTAATGGCATTAATCGCAGGAACGCTTAATATTAAGGACTATTTCTTTACCAAAGGTGAAGTCACCTTATCAATGTCTGCCGAAAATAGAACGGGTTTGATAAAACGAATGGGCAAACTCACGAGTGCTAGCAGTATGGCCGCGATGATAGCCGGCACTGTGGTATTAGCCATTCTTGCTAATGCATACGAGCTATTATGTACTGCAGGCTTCCCAATGATTTACACCAGCGTTCTATCTATGCATGAACTGCCAGCTGTGGAACGTTACATGTATTTGGTGTTTTATAATGTCGTTTACGTGATCCCGCTTGCGGCTATTGTTATTGCGTTTAGTGCGACCCTAGGCAAACGTAAACTCACTGAAAAAGAGGGGCAAACCCTAAAATTGATGTCTGGCATTATGATGATTGGCCTAGGCGGCACATTAGCAGTTGACCCAACGGCGCTACAAAATGTCACCCTAGCGGTGGGCTTGATAGCAGCCTCAATCGGTTTAACTTTTGTCGTGACGCTAACCAGAAAACTGGTGACTAAAAACAGCTAA
- a CDS encoding MarR family winged helix-turn-helix transcriptional regulator: MSQDSQRDPLSLENQVCFSLYSAANAMVRAYRPLLERLDLTYSQYLAMLVLWQHQGISVKTLGEKLHLDSGTLTPLLKRLEAKGLVNRGRSELDERVRVLHLTDKGALLREQAVEVPLQMRCKLGGEPEEFAQLKQLCDKAYRYLDNADKPDKN; the protein is encoded by the coding sequence ATGAGTCAAGATAGTCAGCGTGATCCTCTCTCTTTGGAAAATCAGGTTTGTTTCTCGTTATATAGTGCGGCGAACGCTATGGTGCGTGCCTATAGACCTTTACTTGAACGTTTGGATTTAACCTATTCCCAGTATCTAGCGATGTTAGTGTTATGGCAACATCAGGGAATTAGCGTGAAAACACTTGGTGAAAAGCTGCATCTGGATTCTGGGACGCTAACTCCACTGCTTAAACGACTCGAAGCAAAGGGATTGGTCAACCGAGGCAGAAGTGAACTCGATGAAAGAGTAAGGGTTCTGCACCTTACCGATAAAGGGGCGTTGTTGAGAGAGCAGGCTGTAGAGGTTCCATTGCAAATGCGTTGTAAATTAGGTGGCGAACCCGAAGAGTTTGCCCAGTTAAAGCAACTTTGTGATAAGGCTTACCGCTACCTAGATAACGCTGATAAACCTGATAAGAACTGA